The Musa acuminata AAA Group cultivar baxijiao chromosome BXJ2-5, Cavendish_Baxijiao_AAA, whole genome shotgun sequence genomic interval AAGACGACGTTGACCGGCGGCCCTCTTCATGCAGAAGAGGAGAGGGCGATAAATAGATGGATTCCGAGTTCCCTGCAGCAGAAAGCTGGTCATGGGTCGCAAGCTCCGCAGCCTCGTCGGCGCCCTCAAGGACACCGCCTCCCTCAGCAAGGCCGCAGCCACCGCGGCCGCTTTGTCCCCCTCCTCTGCCGCCCAGCTGGCCGTCCTACGCGCCACCACCCACCACCCTGCCGACGAGCCCCCCCACCCCCGCCACATCCAGGCGCTCCTCTCCTTCGGCCACGGGTCCCGCCTCTCGGCTGCCTCCGCCGCCGGCGTCCTCGCCTCCCGCCTCCGCTCCACCGGCGATCCCGCCGTCGCCTTCAAGTGCCTTCTCGCTCTCCACCACCTCCTCGCACGCGGCGCCTTCATCCTCCGCGACCAGCTCCCGCCCGCCCTCCTCCGCCACCCCGCCTCCGGCCGCAACCCCCTCGTCCTCGCCGCCTTCCGCCAcggctcctcctccgccgcctcctgGGCCCTCGCCTCCTGGGTCCGCTGgtacgcccgcctcctcgagcttCTTCTCTCCGCCTCCGTCCTCCTTGTCTCTTTCCCCACCGCCCATCGGCCCTTCGCCAagcccgacgacgacgacgaccgggAACGGGTCACCTCCCTGCTCGACCAGGACCTGATCTCGGAGCTCGACGCGCTCGTCGGGATCGTCGAGGAGATGGCCGGCGTACCGGAGATGGTCGCCGTCGAGGGCAGCAGGCTCGTCGCGGAGGCGGTGAGGCTGGTCGAGGCCGATAGGGTGGCCGCCGAGCACGAGATCGAGATCCGGGTCACGGAAATGGAGGATCGACTCGGTTCACTCCGCTTCGCCGATTCTGTCGAGTTAGTCTGCTTACTGAGGCGGTTGGAGAACTGCAGGTATCGGCCGTGGGATCGCAAGCCGACGGTGGGAGATTGGTTCTGGGCCGGAGTCCGGGACTTGATGTACCGGGCCGAGAAGGTGGTGCtacggaaggaggaagaggagaggcgGGTGAAGAGAGAGAAGGCGAGCGCGTCGGCTCGTGCATCCGACCGCATTCCGGTCGGGTCCAACCAGGCGGTACGGTTCGGATCGACAAGGTGGGCGGACCGCTGACGAAGGCTACGTGGAGGACACCAATCCCATCCAACGATGCTTTTAATTGGGTTCTTCCAATTCCTCATCTCGATCGTCCGATGGTGCATAATCGGAGTGGATCCGTGTCCTGCGTTGTAAATTGATGGAATTGTAAGATCCATAGGGGGCGGTGGGATTGTTGTTCATTGGGACAAAAAGGTGAGAGTTCAATTTTTTGTGTTAGTAGAAGGCCATCAAGGGAGTGATGGCATCATAGTGTATATAATAAGTATGGTGGTTGAGCTTGTTCTAGAATATGACATTTTCTTTTTGATTGGTTAGAATTGATGCAACATCTCATGTTCCAACATCATTCAAGTTTGAAGCTGGGAAggcaagttttctttttatttattgaaaCCTTAGTCTCAAGTTATTTCTTTTAGTGCTATTATGATTCTGAtttgtttttcctttttaatTTTCAAAAGTAAATCTTTTCATATGTGCTGTTACGAACATATAAATTCGCCaaactttttatttgaatttagacatCAGTAATGtagattttgttgttgttgatgataTCATAATGATTGATGCAGTTGTTTCAAGACCTGTTTAGTTTTAGGCTGGAAAACCAAGTCCAAATGATGACTTGGTAATCAACTAAAGCAAATCTCTCTTTCATCAAGAAAAATGTTTCACAGATTAGTTCAACCTATATAAACCATGCGCATAATGACCGATTCAAATCTGCAAATCCAATTTCTGGGAAATTTTCTGCAGTTTCTTGTACTTGGGCGGCAGTAAAAGTGAAGTGCTGTGTTCTATCAGGAAGAGAAGTCCATCTGAATGATGCAAACGTTTCATCAACTAGCTTTGAATTCTTCGACCGCTCAGGAATTGGCAATTGCTGTCAGAAGAATTTTGGATCGGGATAAAGTTGCGTCCGAGAACAAAAGGCCGAAATTATAGCGTTGACTCAGCGGTGACACGTGTTGTGCGACGGGTACAAATCTTCGAGCCTCGGGAGGTCTTCAAGTCAACGATCAGAAGGTTTCCGTGGAGACAGCTCGCTCCTCCATGTTTGCACCGGCAATAATTGGCCTGAAATGAAAGAACGATGCATGAATCTTATAGGACACGAGTTAATGATGCTGAACAACATGAGAAGGATGAATTGAAATTTCTTGGCTTGCAATCCCACCTCTTTATCCCAGTCACATCTGATGGTTAGGAAGAagctggaggaagaggaagaaggagaagatgaagaagagaagTTATCATCACATCAGAGGACTACTTTTCCATCTGCTTGCTGTCCATGGACATGCTTGGCTTTGAATGAAAA includes:
- the LOC103984015 gene encoding putative clathrin assembly protein At4g40080 gives rise to the protein MGRKLRSLVGALKDTASLSKAAATAAALSPSSAAQLAVLRATTHHPADEPPHPRHIQALLSFGHGSRLSAASAAGVLASRLRSTGDPAVAFKCLLALHHLLARGAFILRDQLPPALLRHPASGRNPLVLAAFRHGSSSAASWALASWVRWYARLLELLLSASVLLVSFPTAHRPFAKPDDDDDRERVTSLLDQDLISELDALVGIVEEMAGVPEMVAVEGSRLVAEAVRLVEADRVAAEHEIEIRVTEMEDRLGSLRFADSVELVCLLRRLENCRYRPWDRKPTVGDWFWAGVRDLMYRAEKVVLRKEEEERRVKREKASASARASDRIPVGSNQAVRFGSTRWADR